The Fusarium oxysporum f. sp. lycopersici 4287 chromosome 1, whole genome shotgun sequence DNA segment CTTGGCAGCCTCCTCAGACAGACCGGCACGAGGGTCGTGTGAGTAGATGAGGCGCCAGCTCTTGGTGGGACCGCACCAGTCGTTGAAGGGGTAGTAGGTCTTGAAAGCTTCGCCGTTATCAAAGTTGAGCCATTGTCCACGACCACAATCGAGGTACTTCGGTCATCAGTCAGCAAATGTCACGTTTTCCAGAACACTGAATCATTACTCACCCAGAAGTTATAATCGCTGTCAATGACCTTGTGACCAGCCTCAGCCATGGCCTTGACAGCGCCGTTGCCGAGCCACGACTGAATCACAACATCCTTGCCGAGTGTCATGTTCCACTCAGTAATCATCTCCTCCCAAACGAACGGAGTCAACCCAGCGTCACGAATCTTGCCGTGAGTGTAATCGACAAACTTCTGCAGGAGAGGTGCCAGGACTTCAGTCTTGTTGGAGCGCACACCCGGGTCGAGCATGGAGTCGTTGTGGTTGAGCTCATCTCCGCCAGCGTGGAAGTATGCGCTGTATGGGGAGATGCGAGGGAAGAGGTCCTCGAACAAGGTGTCGAGGAAGTCATATACGTCGGTGCTGTTCATCCGGAACGCGCCACAGGGTGGTTCCTTACACCACCACTGATATGGCTTCTCGTTATATGCGACAATGAGATCCTTGTACGCAAGCTCAACCACACCGATGTGGCCAGGCATGTCAATCTCCATGATCACCTCGACTCCACGGTGGACACCATACTCGTAAATTCCGGCCAGGTCCTCGGGAGAGTAGGTGAGGCCTTTGCGGTATGCTCCCTTCTCTGCCAGCTTGGGCAGAGCAGGAATTTCAAGAGGCCAAGACTGCGAGTCAGTTATGTGAAGGTGAAGACGATTCAGCTTGCTCCAGGACATGGCATCGATGGTGCGCTTAATGTGTTCAACCTCGAAGAAACTACGGGCAACGTCAAGCAGAATACCGCGATGGGGATACTCAGGCGCATCCTGGATGGTGACAGGCACGTGTGGCGTGTACCATGAAGTACCAGAGCTgtgtttgaagaagagctgcAGGAATGTCTCGAGTCCGTGCAGGATACCCGTGGATGACTTGGCCTTGATAGAGGCCTCACCCTTTTCAGAAAGTGTGAGTGAATACGACTCATCAACCTCGCCAGCGAGAGGCTTGAAAGTGCTCTTGTCATCCTCCTCGGTTTGGACAATCTTGAGTGACTTCACCcactgcttcttctgcagATCCGGCTCAAAATCCGAGTTGCGCTCACGAAGCTTCCATGGCACAAAGTTGTCATTGAATATGGCCTGAAGAGCACGTGAGACACCGGCCTGAACGATCTGCTTGCTGTTGAACTTGGAACCGGCATCAGGCTGGAACTTATAAGTGTAGGGCATCTGTTTTTCAAGCAAGGTCTCAGTATCAAGTTGCGCGGAGTGGTTACAGGAATCAAAAACAGAACCAGGGGGTTTCCAGCATACAAAGTCTCCATTATAGGTGATATCGAGGCTTTGATCGATGAAGAGCACCTTGTCTCCCGTTGAGATCTTCTTGGGCACTGGCCATATGGCGTCGACGGGAGTGAGGGCGAAGGCGGCGATGGCCAGGagagccttggccttggacCACATGCCGCCGATGTTTTacgatgagaatgagaaaTGAGAGGGACAGAGTAAAAATGTGAATTGGGTGAGATGATAAGTGCTTATGTACTGTATAAAGGGATGGGTGATTTTGGGTGGATATGAATAGGACGGAGGATTTTAAGCGCCAGGCCCCGTTTAATAAGACTGGCGATGATCCTCCAGCTCCGCCTCGTCTCGTAAATAGGTAGTGAGTGGTGTCCCTAGCCTGGCTGGAGCCGGAGCTGGGATGGCTGGGCGGGGTTGAATTATTGATCTCCCGACAGAGGCTGATTTGATGAGATTGCGTCGAGCTTGTTTTCGATATACAGCTGCAGGCACTGCACTGCCAATCCAATAGCTCGATGTTGGCATCCGTCCAGGACCTACATTACCTGGAGCTGCAGGAGAGAGAGGTGAGGAAGGGTATGACAGACAACCTTGAAGTGCGCGCAACGTTACGTTACACTACCACCCGAGGTTTTCAGCGGTTGCTGTTTGTAGATGGTTTGGTAGCCCACGAGGGGGTAGGGATGtagatcttcttctcgccagGGAAGTACTTCTGGCTGTGGCCTTTTGTGCTGCACcagagagaaaagagaagcCAGTAATTGATGATGTACAATGGTCAGAAACATGAGTGCATGGATTGGCTTCAAGGATTCAATACATCAAGGCAAGGCTGGGTAAGTGGGATCTTCAACACGCGTTGCAACCCCTGCCGAGTTCCGGTCAGTACAGTAGCTGCCGTGGATATCTAGGGCCATAGGACACGGCACTTGAGGGGCTGAAGCCAGGGCTTGCAGTGGTGAGATAATGGCCGAATATGATTGACTCGATGGTCAGCCAGTTGCTATATTTGCGACAGCAGCAGGGCTGAGAGACTACCGCCCGACAATGAAAAGGAGTAGGATAAGGACAGTGAGATGAGAACCGGTTAGAAAGTAGCGGCAGTGGCACAGCCTCTTCAGCACCAGGGGAATTATGGTAGCTTGATTCGTAGAGATGGGACGAAGCTGATTCTTTGCTGCagctcaagcttgatgttACATCAGCTGCTCACACTGCATCTGCAGAGAGATGATTGTGGTCTAGAATCTCGGCTTTGACGGGCCCATAGCATGATNNNNNNNNNNNNNNNNNNNNNNNNNNNNNNNNNNNNNNNNNNNNNNNNNNNNNNNNNNNNNNNNNNNNNNNNNNNNNNNNNNNNNNNNNNNNNNNNNNNNNNNNNNNNNNNNNNNNNNNNNNNNNNNNNNNNNNNNNNNNNNNNNNNNNNNNNNNNNNNNNNNNNNNNNNNNNNNNNNNNNNNNNNNNNNNNNNNNNNNNNNNNNNNNNNNNNNNNNNNNNNNNNNNNNNNNNNNNNNNNNNNNNNNNNNNNNNNNNNNNNNNNNNNNNNNNNNNNNNNNNNNNNNNNNNNNNNNNNNNNNNNNNNNNNNNNNNN contains these protein-coding regions:
- a CDS encoding beta-N-acetylhexosaminidase (At least one base has a quality score < 10); this translates as MWSKAKALLAIAAFALTPVDAIWPVPKKISTGDKVLFIDQSLDITYNGDFMPYTYKFQPDAGSKFNSKQIVQAGVSRALQAIFNDNFVPWKLRERNSDFEPDLQKKQWVKSLKIVQTEEDDKSTFKPLAGEVDESYSLTLSEKGEASIKAKSSTGILHGLETFLQLFFKHSSGTSWYTPHVPVTIQDAPEYPHRGILLDVARSFFEVEHIKRTIDAMSWSKLNRLHLHITDSQSWPLEIPALPKLAEKGAYRKGLTYSPEDLAGIYEYGVHRGVEVIMEIDMPGHIGVVELAYKDLIVAYNEKPYQWWCKEPPCGAFRMNSTDVYDFLDTLFEDLFPRISPYSAYFHAGGDELNHNDSMLDPGVRSNKTEVLAPLLQKFVDYTHGKIRDAGLTPFVWEEMITEWNMTLGKDVVIQSWLGNGAVKAMAEAGHKVIDSDYNFWVSNDSVFWKT
- a CDS encoding beta-N-acetylhexosaminidase (At least one base has a quality score < 10); its protein translation is MWSKAKALLAIAAFALTPVDAIWPVPKKISTGDKVLFIDQSLDITYNGDFVCWKPPGSVFDSCNHSAQLDTETLLEKQMPYTYKFQPDAGSKFNSKQIVQAGVSRALQAIFNDNFVPWKLRERNSDFEPDLQKKQWVKSLKIVQTEEDDKSTFKPLAGEVDESYSLTLSEKGEASIKAKSSTGILHGLETFLQLFFKHSSGTSWYTPHVPVTIQDAPEYPHRGILLDVARSFFEVEHIKRTIDAMSWSKLNRLHLHITDSQSWPLEIPALPKLAEKGAYRKGLTYSPEDLAGIYEYGVHRGVEVIMEIDMPGHIGVVELAYKDLIVAYNEKPYQWWCKEPPCGAFRMNSTDVYDFLDTLFEDLFPRISPYSAYFHAGGDELNHNDSMLDPGVRSNKTEVLAPLLQKFVDYTHGKIRDAGLTPFVWEEMITEWNMTLGKDVVIQSWLGNGAVKAMAEAGHKVIDSDYNFWYLDCGRGQWLNFDNGEAFKTYYPFNDWCGPTKSWRLIYSHDPRAGLSEEAAKLVLGGEAAVWTETIDSVNLDTIVWPRAAVMGEVLWSGRTDASGQNRSQYDAAPRLAELRERMVARGVSASPIQMPFCTQGNATECAQFDG
- a CDS encoding beta-N-acetylhexosaminidase (At least one base has a quality score < 10); translated protein: MWSKAKALLAIAAFALTPVDAIWPVPKKISTGDKVLFIDQSLDITYNGDFMPYTYKFQPDAGSKFNSKQIVQAGVSRALQAIFNDNFVPWKLRERNSDFEPDLQKKQWVKSLKIVQTEEDDKSTFKPLAGEVDESYSLTLSEKGEASIKAKSSTGILHGLETFLQLFFKHSSGTSWYTPHVPVTIQDAPEYPHRGILLDVARSFFEVEHIKRTIDAMSWSKLNRLHLHITDSQSWPLEIPALPKLAEKGAYRKGLTYSPEDLAGIYEYGVHRGVEVIMEIDMPGHIGVVELAYKDLIVAYNEKPYQWWCKEPPCGAFRMNSTDVYDFLDTLFEDLFPRISPYSAYFHAGGDELNHNDSMLDPGVRSNKTEVLAPLLQKFVDYTHGKIRDAGLTPFVWEEMITEWNMTLGKDVVIQSWLGNGAVKAMAEAGHKVIDSDYNFWYLDCGRGQWLNFDNGEAFKTYYPFNDWCGPTKSWRLIYSHDPRAGLSEEAAKLVLGGEAAVWTETIDSVNLDTIVWPRAAVMGEVLWSGRTDASGQNRSQYDAAPRLAELRERMVARGVSASPIQMPFCTQGNATECAQFDG